TATGGGAATCTGGAAATCTAAAATTCACGGCAGAAGAGTGGAAGTCCTTTCAAGAAACCATTCCCCCTCTTTCACCATTTCTTGCTCAAGACCTTTCTGGAAAGGAATTGATGTTAGCTTGGGGAAAAAAGGAAAGTCTTTTCTCTGCTGTGGAATCGGGACTTGGTACTTATTATAGTCGGTCCAGAAATGGAAAGTGGGTGAAAGGAGAAGAGTCCGGTCATTTACAGAATTTATCTGAAATCTATGTACATTCTAATCCATTTTTTATCCAATATGTTACCAATCAAATTGGGGCCGCTTGTCATACCGGATATTATTCTTGTTTTTTTCGTGAGCTTGGGCCAAATGATTCCATTTCCTTCGTCTATCCTAATAAGGTAGGAGCATAGTTTTGAATCGAATCGTTCTAATTGGATTAGTTCTAGTTTGTGTAGTCTTTATTGTTTATAAATTAAAAACTTCGTTAGGTGCAAACCAAACCCAACTGAAAGAGAAAATAGATGGTGGGGCTCTTGTGGTAGATGTTCGGACTACTGCTGAATTTCAATCAGGGC
Above is a window of Leptospira wolbachii serovar Codice str. CDC DNA encoding:
- a CDS encoding phosphoribosyl-AMP cyclohydrolase, with protein sequence MIQLPTGKEITIISKPSLDSKEVSLRVVGSKLAQDFVDHFDFANKQLFVDCDEDALLEIDPALKTENKRLLWESGNLKFTAEEWKSFQETIPPLSPFLAQDLSGKELMLAWGKKESLFSAVESGLGTYYSRSRNGKWVKGEESGHLQNLSEIYVHSNPFFIQYVTNQIGAACHTGYYSCFFRELGPNDSISFVYPNKVGA